The following proteins are co-located in the Trichocoleus sp. FACHB-46 genome:
- the pstB gene encoding phosphate ABC transporter ATP-binding protein PstB — MHTHSPIASQTDTVLRAENLNVYYGSFRALRNISLDIAKNQITALIGPSGCGKSTLLRCFNRLNDLIKGFKADGRVYYHAQDLYASEVDPVEVRRRIGMVFQKPNPFPKSIYDNVAFGPRLVGYKGDMDELVEQSLKQAALWGEVKDKLRESGLALSGGQQQRLCIARAIAVQPDIILMDEPASALDPISTLRIEDLMQELKQQYTIVIVTHNMQQASRASDRTAFFNVEENEKGGRSGYLVEYDRTEIIFQSPQQQITQEYVSGRFG, encoded by the coding sequence ATGCATACTCATAGTCCCATTGCCAGTCAGACGGATACCGTTTTACGTGCAGAAAACCTGAACGTTTATTACGGCAGCTTCCGCGCCCTCCGCAATATTTCCTTGGATATTGCCAAAAATCAAATTACAGCTCTTATTGGCCCTTCTGGCTGTGGTAAGAGCACCTTGCTGCGCTGCTTCAACCGTCTCAACGACTTGATTAAGGGATTTAAGGCCGATGGTAGAGTTTACTACCACGCTCAAGACCTCTATGCCTCTGAAGTCGATCCGGTCGAAGTTAGACGCCGAATTGGCATGGTATTTCAGAAGCCGAATCCTTTCCCCAAATCAATTTACGACAACGTCGCCTTTGGTCCTCGGCTCGTTGGCTATAAAGGGGATATGGATGAATTGGTTGAGCAATCTCTCAAACAGGCCGCGCTTTGGGGCGAAGTTAAAGACAAACTGCGAGAGAGCGGCTTAGCTTTATCGGGTGGGCAACAACAACGGTTGTGTATTGCCCGTGCGATCGCGGTGCAACCGGATATTATTTTGATGGATGAACCTGCTTCAGCCTTAGACCCCATCTCAACCCTCCGCATCGAAGATTTAATGCAGGAGTTGAAGCAGCAATATACGATCGTAATTGTGACGCACAATATGCAGCAAGCGTCTCGGGCCTCCGATCGCACTGCTTTTTTCAACGTTGAGGAAAACGAGAAAGGCGGACGCAGTGGTTATCTAGTTGAATACGATCGCACCGAAATCATTTTCCAAAGTCCACAACAGCAGATTACGCAAGAATACGTGAGCGGTCGCTTCGGATAA
- a CDS encoding adenosine deaminase gives MSLYAELHRHLGGSVVPRVLWRYFHRSQSDLAQRFPEYPEFEEFYTRPRKTLDEYLELHTLVENVQSAKTLPYFIYRLIRGAYIFENLAYLELRYTPYLRTPDHLPQTERIDQMAQIVEIVGQASQLSEYPIVTSQILCMHSRLPYAVNRAIVELSAQNRTYVCGIDLAGGDAYYAERLDEFTELYAYARSLGLNTTGHVYETTDGSYPELLPYLMRIGHGIQIPLRYPELLPELAQQNQCLEVCPTTYLKTGTLEDIRQLKLVFDRCFEAGVDIAICTDNAGLHNVRLPFEYENLLTYDVIGFKELQACQDAAFKHAFAWPHRQRPASILTEVLREDEKVSEPAQSVVN, from the coding sequence GTGTCTTTATATGCTGAGCTACACCGTCACTTAGGCGGTTCAGTTGTCCCTCGGGTACTCTGGCGCTACTTTCATCGCAGTCAGTCGGATTTAGCTCAACGCTTTCCAGAGTACCCAGAGTTTGAGGAATTCTACACTCGGCCTCGTAAAACCCTAGATGAGTATCTAGAATTACATACGCTGGTAGAAAATGTCCAGAGTGCCAAGACATTACCTTACTTTATCTACCGCTTGATTCGGGGCGCTTATATCTTTGAGAATCTTGCGTATTTAGAGTTGCGCTATACCCCTTATTTGCGGACGCCAGACCATTTGCCCCAAACTGAGCGGATCGACCAGATGGCTCAAATTGTCGAGATTGTGGGGCAGGCTAGTCAGCTGAGTGAATACCCGATCGTGACGAGCCAGATCTTGTGTATGCACTCCCGCTTACCGTATGCCGTAAACCGAGCCATCGTGGAATTATCGGCTCAAAATCGCACCTATGTTTGTGGCATTGATTTAGCTGGGGGCGATGCCTATTATGCGGAGCGGCTTGATGAGTTTACGGAGTTGTATGCCTACGCGCGATCGCTGGGACTCAACACTACTGGGCATGTGTACGAAACTACAGATGGTAGTTATCCAGAACTACTGCCTTATTTGATGCGGATTGGTCACGGAATTCAGATTCCGCTGCGATATCCAGAACTTTTGCCAGAGTTAGCTCAGCAAAATCAATGCTTGGAAGTCTGTCCGACCACGTATCTCAAGACGGGCACTCTAGAGGATATTCGCCAACTCAAACTAGTATTCGATCGCTGCTTTGAAGCAGGGGTAGATATTGCCATCTGCACAGATAATGCAGGGTTGCACAATGTTCGCTTGCCGTTCGAGTACGAAAATCTGTTGACCTATGACGTGATTGGCTTCAAGGAACTTCAAGCTTGCCAAGATGCAGCTTTCAAGCACGCCTTTGCTTGGCCCCATCGACAGCGTCCAGCTTCCATCTTGACTGAGGTGCTACGGGAAGACGAGAAGGTTTCTGAGCCTGCTCAAAGCGTCGTCAACTGA
- the pstC gene encoding phosphate ABC transporter permease subunit PstC, producing the protein MTLLVRDSQETIHQRSPISRYVNIGFKWLTGFFAVAIGLTLLAIAWQVANQSWPAIQQFGLGFLTSSAWNPVEDQYGAWPSIYGTLVSSFIALLLSLPIGVGVALFLSEDFLPPRIQQPLVFLIELLAAIPSVVYGLWGIFVLIPLVGKLALWLHQHLGWVPFFSTPPRGPGMYIAGVILAIMTLPIIAAISRDALVAVPSELRQASYGLGATRWETIFKVMLPSAFSGIVGATMLGLGRALGETMAVTMVIGNANTVSPSIFSPATTIASLLANQFAEASGLQISSLMYTALILFALTLVVNILAELLVRSMRQSL; encoded by the coding sequence ATGACTTTGCTGGTCAGAGATTCTCAGGAGACAATTCATCAACGGTCTCCAATCTCCCGGTATGTGAATATTGGCTTTAAGTGGCTCACTGGCTTCTTTGCAGTGGCAATTGGTTTAACGCTATTGGCGATCGCCTGGCAGGTCGCCAACCAGTCCTGGCCTGCAATCCAGCAATTTGGCTTGGGTTTTCTGACCTCTAGCGCCTGGAATCCGGTTGAAGATCAGTACGGAGCTTGGCCATCGATCTACGGAACTTTAGTCAGCTCCTTTATTGCTCTGTTGCTATCGTTACCCATCGGTGTAGGCGTGGCTCTGTTCCTCAGCGAGGATTTTTTGCCACCCCGCATCCAGCAGCCTTTGGTATTTCTCATTGAGTTGCTCGCAGCAATTCCCAGTGTTGTTTATGGCTTATGGGGCATTTTTGTCCTCATTCCTTTGGTCGGCAAACTAGCTCTTTGGCTGCACCAGCACTTGGGCTGGGTTCCCTTCTTTAGCACCCCTCCACGCGGACCAGGGATGTACATCGCAGGAGTCATCCTGGCTATTATGACTCTGCCGATCATTGCAGCTATTTCCCGTGATGCTTTAGTGGCGGTGCCTTCTGAGTTGCGGCAAGCTTCCTATGGTTTGGGCGCGACTCGCTGGGAAACCATCTTCAAAGTCATGCTGCCTTCCGCTTTCTCTGGCATTGTTGGGGCGACGATGCTGGGATTGGGTCGGGCTTTGGGTGAAACAATGGCGGTCACGATGGTGATTGGCAACGCCAACACGGTCAGCCCATCAATCTTCTCTCCAGCCACCACGATCGCCTCACTCTTGGCGAATCAATTTGCTGAGGCATCAGGGCTGCAAATTTCGTCACTGATGTACACCGCCTTAATTTTGTTTGCCTTAACGCTGGTAGTCAATATTCTGGCTGAACTCTTGGTCCGCTCAATGAGGCAGAGCCTTTAG
- the psb27 gene encoding photosystem II protein Psb27 translates to MKRYLSRLLALILVVTVGLAGCSGDQLSGNYRQDTLTLVNSLRETIELPQDAPNRVSLQTEARQKINDFASRYRRDDSVTKLSSFTTMRTALNALAGHYSSYPNRPLPQKLRDRLQQELTQVETALNRGA, encoded by the coding sequence ATGAAACGCTATCTGTCACGTTTGCTAGCTCTGATTCTAGTGGTTACGGTTGGTCTGGCAGGATGCAGTGGCGACCAGCTCAGCGGCAACTATCGGCAAGATACTCTTACGCTCGTTAACAGTTTGCGAGAAACCATTGAATTGCCTCAAGACGCTCCCAATCGTGTCTCTCTTCAAACAGAAGCTCGCCAGAAAATTAATGACTTCGCCTCACGGTATCGCCGGGATGACTCTGTAACCAAGCTGAGTTCTTTTACGACTATGAGAACTGCTTTGAATGCTCTGGCAGGGCACTATAGCTCTTACCCCAATCGCCCGCTACCACAAAAGCTTAGAGACCGCTTGCAGCAGGAGTTGACCCAAGTCGAAACGGCTCTCAACCGAGGCGCTTAA
- a CDS encoding AAA family ATPase produces MTDTSLPPFIQQMLEPGFYPHPVVEPIQLIQTHVSYVLLTGDYAYKAKKPVNFGFLDFDTLEKRHHFCEEELRLNQRGAAELYIEILPLTQSGDRYTLGGSGAPVEYVIKMRQFPQETLFTNLFDRGELTATRLVELAQELASFHAKAASSDYIRSFGEVDQIRVAIDENYDQTQGYVGGPQTQQQLDETRSYTDRLFAEQKTLFDSRIQNGWIRECHGDVHLRNICLWQDKILLFDCIEFNEPFRFVDVMFDVAYIVMDLDARDRTDLSNVFLNAYVEQTGDWEGLQVLPFYLSRQSYVRAKVTSFLLGDPAVPEAEKQAAAETAARYYRLAWQYTQPQQGRLILMSGLSGSGKSTTARQVAGEIGGIHIRSDAVRKHLGGIPLQQRGGADLYTPEMTQKTYDRLLKLGTTLAAQGFPVILDAKYDRQALRAEAIAQAQAHQLPLQILYCTAPEAVLHDRLQQRSNDIADATADLLAQQQMAPFTADEQAFVTTLDTTKDLTSLLTQTLQSL; encoded by the coding sequence ATGACAGACACTTCTCTTCCCCCTTTTATTCAACAGATGCTGGAGCCAGGATTTTATCCCCATCCTGTCGTAGAGCCGATCCAGCTAATTCAGACTCACGTTTCCTATGTACTGCTGACAGGTGATTATGCTTATAAAGCCAAAAAACCCGTTAACTTTGGCTTTTTAGATTTCGATACGCTGGAAAAACGCCATCACTTCTGCGAAGAAGAGCTGCGTCTCAATCAACGCGGTGCGGCAGAGCTGTATATCGAGATTCTGCCCTTGACGCAGAGTGGCGATCGCTATACCCTAGGTGGCTCCGGCGCTCCGGTCGAGTACGTGATCAAGATGCGGCAGTTTCCCCAAGAAACGCTATTCACGAACTTGTTCGATCGCGGAGAGTTAACCGCAACCCGTTTGGTAGAGTTAGCCCAAGAACTCGCAAGTTTTCATGCTAAAGCAGCTAGTAGCGACTATATCCGCAGCTTTGGTGAGGTAGACCAGATCCGAGTGGCGATCGATGAAAACTACGACCAAACCCAAGGCTATGTAGGCGGGCCGCAAACTCAGCAGCAGCTCGACGAAACTCGCAGCTACACCGATCGCTTGTTTGCAGAACAGAAAACTCTGTTCGACAGTCGTATTCAGAACGGCTGGATTCGTGAGTGTCACGGGGACGTGCATTTGCGGAATATTTGCCTGTGGCAAGACAAGATTTTGCTGTTCGACTGCATTGAGTTCAACGAGCCGTTTCGCTTTGTTGATGTCATGTTCGATGTCGCTTACATCGTCATGGACCTTGATGCCCGCGATCGCACCGACTTAAGCAATGTTTTCTTAAACGCTTATGTAGAGCAAACGGGAGACTGGGAAGGGTTGCAAGTTCTACCTTTCTATCTCAGTCGGCAATCTTATGTCCGGGCCAAGGTTACTTCGTTCTTGCTGGGTGATCCGGCAGTCCCGGAAGCCGAGAAGCAAGCTGCTGCTGAAACCGCCGCCCGCTATTACCGTTTAGCTTGGCAGTATACCCAACCGCAGCAGGGGCGATTGATTTTGATGTCTGGGTTGTCTGGCTCTGGCAAGAGTACTACGGCGCGCCAAGTGGCAGGTGAGATTGGCGGTATTCACATTCGCTCTGATGCGGTGCGGAAACATTTGGGCGGCATTCCCCTCCAGCAACGGGGTGGCGCTGATCTTTATACGCCAGAGATGACCCAGAAAACCTACGATCGCCTACTCAAACTTGGCACGACCTTAGCCGCGCAAGGTTTCCCGGTGATTCTGGATGCTAAGTACGATCGCCAAGCTTTACGGGCTGAGGCGATCGCTCAAGCTCAAGCTCATCAATTACCGCTGCAAATTCTTTATTGCACGGCTCCAGAAGCTGTGTTGCACGATCGCTTGCAGCAACGCAGCAACGACATCGCGGATGCCACGGCAGATTTACTCGCTCAACAGCAGATGGCCCCCTTTACGGCGGATGAGCAAGCTTTCGTGACCACCCTGGACACCACGAAAGACTTAACATCCTTGCTCACGCAGACTCTGCAATCCCTATAG
- the pstS gene encoding phosphate ABC transporter substrate-binding protein PstS gives MALHFNFAHRAFLTSAIALTVGLASCQQTPPSGPQGSSPAPAGNTAANSNAGGGQTIALSGAGASFPAPLYQRWFSEYKKQNPTVEISYQSVGSGAGVKQFLAETVDFGASDAPLKEDERQGFPAKRGQAIQIPMTGGAVVFAYNLDGVDNLKLSREAYCGIVQGDIKTWNDPKIVQDNPGVNLPSNPITFVHRSDGSGTTFIFTTHLKAACPNWTAGASKAVQWPAGFVGAKGNEGVTAQVQQTPGAVGYTEYSYAKENNLKSATLQNKGGEFIAPSPEASAKAFAGVTVPEDFSLVIPDPEAKDAYPINGLTWLLVYSQYDDPAKADALKNMVKWALSNGDQYAQELGYVPLPDELANRVVATLDTIKVAAATPAQ, from the coding sequence ATGGCGCTTCACTTTAACTTTGCTCATCGAGCTTTTCTGACTTCTGCGATCGCCCTGACGGTCGGTTTGGCTTCCTGCCAACAAACTCCCCCCAGCGGTCCTCAAGGTAGCAGCCCCGCACCCGCTGGCAATACTGCCGCCAACAGCAATGCAGGTGGTGGTCAAACTATTGCTTTAAGTGGCGCTGGCGCTAGCTTCCCCGCTCCCTTGTATCAGCGCTGGTTCTCTGAGTACAAGAAGCAAAACCCCACTGTTGAAATCAGCTACCAGTCGGTTGGTAGTGGTGCTGGCGTTAAGCAGTTTTTGGCCGAAACAGTAGATTTCGGAGCCTCAGACGCACCCCTCAAAGAAGATGAGCGGCAAGGATTTCCGGCTAAGCGGGGCCAAGCCATTCAAATTCCTATGACAGGTGGTGCTGTTGTCTTTGCCTACAATCTAGATGGCGTTGACAACCTCAAGCTATCGCGCGAAGCCTACTGCGGCATTGTGCAAGGTGACATTAAAACCTGGAATGATCCCAAGATTGTTCAAGACAACCCTGGTGTAAATCTACCCAGCAACCCCATCACCTTTGTTCACCGCTCTGATGGTAGCGGTACCACCTTTATCTTTACGACTCACCTGAAAGCAGCTTGCCCCAATTGGACTGCGGGTGCCTCTAAAGCTGTACAGTGGCCCGCTGGTTTTGTCGGTGCTAAAGGCAACGAAGGTGTCACCGCTCAGGTTCAGCAAACTCCCGGTGCAGTTGGCTATACCGAGTACTCCTACGCCAAAGAGAACAACCTCAAATCAGCTACGCTACAAAATAAGGGGGGTGAATTTATTGCACCTAGCCCTGAAGCATCTGCAAAAGCATTTGCTGGCGTGACCGTTCCAGAAGACTTTTCTTTGGTGATTCCTGACCCAGAAGCTAAAGACGCTTATCCCATTAATGGTTTGACCTGGTTGCTGGTTTACAGCCAGTACGACGATCCAGCCAAAGCAGATGCGTTGAAAAACATGGTCAAGTGGGCACTCTCTAATGGCGACCAGTATGCTCAGGAGTTAGGCTATGTGCCTTTACCCGATGAGCTGGCCAACCGAGTTGTCGCAACTCTTGATACCATTAAGGTTGCCGCCGCAACTCCGGCACAATAA
- the pstA gene encoding phosphate ABC transporter permease PstA, with product MADFPIPSPPPFSPRSLMRSRTSPRTLFSAAMTGLVFIAAAIALLPLVAVLTYVILNGADRLSLDLFTQLPPPPLVKGGGFGNAILGTLLTVGIGAAISIPAGILGAIFLSEFARDTTLASWVDFFNNVLSGVPSIVVGVFAYSVVVLTTGTFSALAGGVALAVLMLPIVVRTAAEALESVPNEIRQAAVGLGATEFQTVARVVLPAAIPAILTGVMLSVARAAGETAPLIFTALFSQYWARGVMQPTPTLSVLIFNYAITPYKNQQELAWAGSLVLVALVLVTSILARWLTRRKA from the coding sequence ATGGCTGATTTCCCCATTCCTTCACCGCCTCCCTTTTCGCCGCGCAGCTTGATGCGGTCTCGGACCTCACCTCGGACTTTGTTCTCCGCCGCCATGACTGGGTTGGTGTTTATTGCGGCCGCGATCGCCTTATTGCCTTTGGTGGCAGTGTTGACCTATGTCATTCTCAATGGAGCCGATCGACTGAGCTTAGATTTATTCACCCAATTGCCACCTCCACCACTCGTCAAAGGCGGCGGATTTGGCAATGCCATTCTGGGTACCTTACTTACTGTCGGCATTGGAGCCGCCATTAGCATCCCTGCTGGGATTTTAGGCGCAATCTTTCTCTCAGAATTTGCTAGAGATACCACCCTCGCTTCTTGGGTTGACTTCTTTAACAACGTCCTCAGTGGTGTCCCTTCAATTGTCGTTGGGGTTTTTGCCTACAGTGTCGTGGTGCTGACTACAGGTACTTTCTCTGCCCTTGCTGGAGGTGTCGCTCTTGCCGTTCTGATGTTGCCAATCGTGGTTAGAACTGCGGCTGAGGCACTAGAATCAGTGCCGAATGAAATTCGTCAGGCTGCCGTGGGGTTAGGAGCCACTGAATTTCAAACTGTGGCCCGTGTCGTCTTACCTGCTGCGATCCCAGCAATTTTGACTGGGGTGATGTTGTCGGTGGCCAGAGCTGCCGGGGAAACCGCACCTCTAATTTTCACCGCCTTATTTAGTCAGTATTGGGCGCGGGGTGTGATGCAACCAACTCCCACCCTATCTGTTCTAATCTTCAACTATGCCATTACGCCTTACAAGAATCAGCAAGAGCTAGCTTGGGCAGGCTCCCTAGTCCTCGTGGCTTTGGTACTAGTCACTAGCATCTTGGCTCGTTGGCTGACTCGACGTAAGGCTTAA
- a CDS encoding adenylosuccinate synthase → MANVVVIGAQWGDEGKGKITDLLSKSADVVVRYQGGVNAGHTVVVKDKTFKLHLIPSGILYPDTECIIGSGTVIDPKILIEELDQLDKLNVSTKNLLISETAHVTMPYHRLIDQASEERRGSHKIGTTGRGIGPTYADKSERTGIRVMDLMNAESLRKQLNWAINYKNVILEKLYNLPPLDPEAVIAEYLEYAERLRPHVVDCSLKIYDAIQRRRNILFEGAQGTLLDLDHGTYPYVTSSNPVAGGACVGAGVGPTMIDRVIGVAKAYTTRVGEGPFPTELDGEVGELLCDRGAEFGTTTGRKRRCGWFDAVIGRYAVRINGLDCLAITKLDVLDELDEIKVCVAYEIEGQRCEDFPSSARRFAHCKPIYKSLPGWKQSTADCRSLEDLPKQALDYLKFLAELMEVPIAIVSLGASRDQTIIVEDPIHGPKRALLYANGAAVAAEV, encoded by the coding sequence TTGGCTAACGTAGTTGTAATTGGGGCCCAGTGGGGCGACGAAGGAAAAGGTAAGATTACCGACCTGCTCAGCAAATCAGCAGATGTTGTTGTACGTTACCAAGGGGGTGTCAATGCTGGGCACACCGTGGTGGTTAAGGACAAAACTTTTAAGCTGCATCTGATCCCTTCTGGCATTCTTTATCCCGACACAGAATGCATTATTGGATCGGGTACGGTTATCGATCCCAAAATCTTAATTGAGGAGTTGGATCAGCTCGATAAGTTGAATGTTTCAACTAAAAACCTGCTGATCTCCGAAACTGCCCATGTAACAATGCCTTACCATCGCTTGATTGATCAAGCATCGGAAGAGCGGCGCGGCAGTCACAAAATTGGCACCACCGGGCGTGGAATTGGTCCCACCTATGCTGATAAGTCCGAGCGGACGGGCATCCGGGTGATGGATTTGATGAATGCAGAATCCCTCCGGAAGCAGCTCAATTGGGCGATCAACTACAAGAACGTCATTTTAGAAAAGCTGTATAACTTGCCACCGCTCGATCCAGAAGCAGTGATTGCTGAGTATCTAGAATATGCTGAGCGGTTGCGGCCTCATGTCGTCGATTGCTCACTCAAGATCTACGATGCCATTCAACGCCGTCGCAATATCTTGTTTGAAGGTGCCCAAGGCACACTCCTGGATCTAGACCACGGTACCTATCCTTACGTCACCTCCTCTAATCCGGTAGCGGGTGGCGCTTGTGTCGGCGCTGGCGTTGGCCCTACCATGATCGATCGCGTGATTGGGGTGGCGAAAGCTTATACAACTCGTGTCGGTGAAGGCCCTTTCCCCACTGAACTCGATGGAGAGGTGGGTGAGTTGCTCTGCGATCGCGGTGCAGAATTTGGCACCACCACGGGTCGGAAGCGGCGTTGTGGCTGGTTTGATGCCGTGATTGGTCGCTACGCCGTTCGCATCAACGGCTTAGACTGCTTGGCCATTACTAAGCTAGACGTGCTGGATGAGTTGGACGAAATTAAAGTTTGCGTCGCCTACGAGATTGAAGGTCAACGCTGCGAAGACTTCCCCAGTAGTGCTCGTCGCTTTGCTCACTGCAAACCCATCTACAAGAGCCTCCCTGGTTGGAAGCAATCAACGGCTGATTGCCGCTCTTTAGAAGATCTGCCGAAGCAAGCCTTAGACTACCTGAAATTCTTAGCTGAGTTGATGGAAGTGCCGATCGCGATCGTATCTCTAGGGGCGAGTCGCGACCAAACCATCATTGTGGAAGACCCCATTCACGGACCGAAGCGAGCTTTGCTCTACGCTAACGGTGCGGCTGTTGCTGCTGAGGTCTAG
- a CDS encoding 50S ribosomal protein L25/general stress protein Ctc yields MLLNLECQKRESGTKPGALRRAGKTPAVLYGHKGAESISLTLDAKVAESLVDKATLNNTLVQLSIPSLGWSGKTLLREVQTHAWKPSIYHLSFFAIESQSSIHVQVPIHPTGEAPGVKLEQGSLDTVLTEVQIQCPPGSIPDFIEVDISELHVGDMVHISDLKLPDGAVALEDPAQVVMIVIGPRSTAAAEQEEATTTESAAAT; encoded by the coding sequence ATGCTACTGAACCTGGAGTGTCAAAAACGGGAGTCTGGAACTAAGCCGGGAGCGCTACGACGTGCTGGCAAGACTCCTGCTGTTTTGTATGGACATAAAGGGGCAGAGTCAATTTCCTTAACCTTGGATGCCAAAGTAGCGGAAAGCTTAGTTGATAAAGCCACTCTGAACAATACATTGGTGCAACTGAGCATTCCCAGCTTAGGGTGGAGTGGCAAGACGTTGCTCCGCGAAGTTCAAACTCACGCTTGGAAGCCGTCAATTTATCACCTCAGCTTCTTTGCGATTGAGTCGCAATCTAGCATTCACGTTCAGGTACCTATCCATCCCACGGGTGAAGCCCCAGGAGTCAAGCTGGAGCAAGGTTCTCTGGATACAGTTTTGACGGAAGTGCAGATCCAATGCCCTCCTGGAAGTATCCCTGACTTTATTGAAGTGGATATTTCCGAGCTTCATGTGGGCGATATGGTACATATCAGCGATCTAAAATTGCCTGATGGTGCCGTTGCGCTAGAAGATCCAGCCCAGGTAGTCATGATCGTCATCGGACCTAGAAGCACTGCCGCAGCAGAGCAAGAGGAAGCAACAACTACGGAATCAGCTGCCGCCACATAA